The genomic region ATAAGCGTGTGGGCAAGTGTGTGCGTTGGTATGTTCTGTGTGGAGTTCGGCGGTTTCATTAAACGGGTTGAATATGAATGGTGAATGGGAACATGAAAACTGAACCGAGCGCTACGATACGGCATTACCACACTGTAACGCGAATGTAATCTGATATTAGACACATTTGCTATTCTTCGCCCGCACTAATCATGCGATGCAGATTTATCCTATCTTGTAATTACTTCGTGAGTAAAGTTGTATCCTTTGCAATCCGTACTCCCCAGTTTAAAGGTACGGTGGGAATTAAATGCAGTGGgaggtaaaaaaaatctacagtTTTCTATTCCTTTTGCTgctcgttttctttgttttgtcttgGCTGTTCTGCTTCGTGAAGGTTGACGATCGATTTGTTAGGACTTTGATGAATGAGTAAGTTTCTGTTGGTTTGCTGGCCATTTCTAAGCATGGAAAAAAAGTACGATTGTAAGCTAAGCAGCAGCTGTTAAGACTGGGGATACGCTTTTGAGGTATTTGACAGTCGgccattttattattaatttgcttttccctAGGCTCTATTGCCAACCGTACATGCGGAATGGTATCATTTCaggtttttattacttttgctTTTGGCTTTCTACAGTTCTATTACGTCATGTAAGAACGCGAAAAGCGGCAAATAtttagaaagtgaaaaacttcgTGACAGTTCATGGTTGTTGggaaaaatgttcattttgatCTGAGGGACCGCACCTAAAACGGTGTTGAGCAAAATAAGGTGATTAGTAATTTGGTATCATACACATAAATTCGATCGCAGTAACCCGCGACAGTAATTACCATTTTGCTTGTGTCATCGTTGcgaaaatgtaaatgttatCGACCGTTGCTATTATCAAGATGAATATCATCTcattatttgaaaagaatcCTTTAATATGATTCTGTTTGAGCTACTTAAAATTATATCGGTAATAATTTGTCGTTGATGAAAACtattaagaaaaacttattcatcttttaaattaacttttccTCATAAAGTGTTCCGGCAATAGAGTATTCTaaaaactgattttttttttcaattcagtGCGACGGCGCTACCAGCAATAGGATGATCGCATCAAAACTTGCGTTTTCGTACAACGCCGCCATCTTGGAATCGTAATCCTCCACATTCATCCCCGTTTTGTGAGGTTAGGTTTCAATAGCAACTGCTAGTGCCTGTTCTCAACGCGTGTTATCGAGTGTAGGTTCTATAGTttagttcttttttaaacgtgaataactGCTAACTTCAAGCTTTCCACTCCATAACATAGGGATTGCAGATTTTTCTATGGTTCACTCGAACATATTGGGAGGGCACCCAAAAAGACGTAGTCTTTGCAGCTGCGGCGGATGTTGCTGGCTGATCGTGCCCCGGTTGATTGCTCCCTTTGTCGGTGGTGAGATATATTTCTCGCAATCCACGAGGTACGGAACCAGTTGCGGTGGTGCCCAAACACCACCATCACGGTTGCGGATTTGTCGCTTAATGCACAGGCAATTACCCGTAGTAGATAGTGACAAACTAGGTGTTCAGCAGCATCAGCGAAATCGGCGTTTGGTACTCCAAAAGAGGCAACGGCTTTTCCGAGGCATTCCCTCTGTTTGTGCCTACCGTACCATAGTTCCAGATTACTTCCGGAAGCGCCAGCAGCGAAGGGTCGGTCACAAGTGTTCGTTAAAGCGAACGGCAGCTCCTGAGGTAACGCGAAATTTTGAACGCTCTGTTTCATCTGAAGAAATACCAGAAAACATTGCCGCAATCCCAAGTATCGACACATTTAAGCGAAATTACAAGGAATATTGTACGATACAGTGGACGATAGGACTGTGGTTTTCGATGTTACAGGAACGGCTAGAAGAGTTGGAACAAGGTGCCGACTCAACCAAAGAAAGTGGTTACTACTCTTCCCCAGAACCAACGCACGATGAGATGGAGGACAAGAAAAGTGGAGACAAAGGTACTCCGAAAAAGGCCTTCGAAGTGTCCGgtgaaaaatgtgttgtttCGCCATGTGAAGATGAGACAACCGCAACGAACGGTTCACTTCCGGGGcataatgaagaaaatgaagttCCTTTGGAGGACGCGGTGACTACTAACCGCACAACAACCCCCTGCACACCGGTCAAAGATACTACGATGGTTGAAGATGTTGCTGGCgacggagcattggagaagattGTGCCGATGGGAATGGTCACACCGAACCGCACCCCGCTTTCCACGCCGGGTAAAGAGAGCCAAAAGGATGAGAGTCCGAGGCCATCATACAGCTTACTGCATACATCCAAAAGCGGTATCCTCGACCCATCCTACACCTGTGATATCGAGCTAGAGCCAttggaaaatagaaaatcctCCATCGTAGACTCACTGTTGAACAAATTTAATCTTTCACCACCAGTCAAGCAGTCGGTGGGGCTACTGTCCGGCAGCTTTGACAGTGGTTGCAGTGAGGGGGAGTCTGGTGGATCCACACGTCGTTTGTTGCGAGACCGGAAGAAAATAGCTGCCCGGCCACGCTATATCGAAATTCCGGAAGAGCCAAGAAGGGTACGCGTGTCGAAGGTGTTTGGGCAGCTGCACAAAACGCTCAATATCGATTTGGAGTGCACCAACTCAAATTCCTCGACCGAGTTCTACGGGTTCGATGAAGGTGAGGTTGTAAAGCTGGACAAACCGAGTCTGCCCGGACTGCTCCCGACTCCGATCgtgaaaaaaacgcaaccatTCGCTCCATTTCTATCCTACGGCACTACCATCAATGCGACGGATGACGCCGGCGCGAGCTCGGAAACGCGCAGCGATCTGTTCCACGAGGAGGGTCTGATTTCGTTCGGTTCCCTGCCACCACGACTGTCGTGTCCCCAGCGCCCAAACGATATGGTACGACCGCGGACCGTCGCCCAGAAGCGTATCCTGCTGCAGAAGGAGAACGACGTGCGCTATCACATGATCGACAATGAGTCGAAAATCTTTCACTTTCTCGAGAAGCGTACCAAAAACATTGACGTTGCGCTCGACTTTCAGCGCATGAAGGAACTGCAAGATCAGCCGATACCGTTCACGCGCGACACTTGGCGGGCTCTTTCTTGGTTGCGCACAGAAAAAGGCCGGTACTATTTTCAGACGTTTCACATCGATAATCGGACGGTCAAGTTAGCTGGATGCCAGGGAAATCATCCGCACCGGCGGCTCACACGGAAGTCCACTTTCTCCAGCCCGGTCGTGGCGTCGGGCGGGTGTCGCATTCACTACATCACCAATTGTCGATGCCCAGAATATCCGGAAAACATAGTTTTGGATATTCCGCAACTGACGTCTTCGGAACAGCAGCGCACTGGTGGCAGCCATGTGAAAAGTTCATCCCATAGCCAAAGACCAAAACTCCTCCCAGACGGTCTATTCCCCCCGGTAGGAGACTATCGGACGCATCGGTCCTATCCACATTTAAAACCTGGGCCGCTGTCATCAAAGTGCTTACAAGTCGATACGCTCGATGATCCTTACCTTGGACCGCGAGAAATCTTCCAAATGCCTCCAGTAGAGCTAGAGGTGTTCCCAAAAATCAACCGGCCCCTTGATGGGTACGTTAAGCCATATCTCAAAATGATACTGCCCCACAAGGGTATTACGGAGAATTGGGCCCGGTTTGCCGTGTCTACTTTGCGTCCCCCAATGGCGTCGGATGGGGTTTCGATAGGAAAGCACCACACCGGCGAAGAACGATCGTTCGTTTTTCAACTTCCGTACGAAAATAATCAGCGGAGAATGCTCATACGCCGGCGGCTCATCGTGCGTCCCGGCACCACCGTTTCCTCAGTGGTGGATATGGATATCGAAAAATTTGAGAAGCTAATGCAAGAAAAGCTCATATTCCGTAAGTCCATTGACCATGCCGTTGAGGCGCACGAGGACGTTGACGCAGATGAACGGATCTGCGCGGATATTCTTAGCGAGATGACGGATTCGGTGGCAATCGCCCTTGCAGAAGACATATTTCAGAGGGACGATCCAGATGTTGACTACACGAAGGAAGAAACACCGCTGGACCAGGAGGAAGTGGTCCATTCGAAACCAGTCGCCATGGCACTGGCAGCAAAGAGCGAAAGAACAACGCCGATACCAACACCACCTCCTCTATCCAGTGCAGGAGCTAGCTCACAAATCTCTTCAGCTCCAACTGAACCTCCAAAGGATACTTCGGCTGGTTCGGTTGCAAATCAACCATCCGTTTCGTCAGAATGCAGCAAAACCAACGATCCGGCCAAGTTGAAACTACTGTAAGTTCACACCCATCTAGTCAATACAGTACACTTTGCTTTGCATGCGCTTACATCATTTCATCACATTAGCCATGATTTGCTCATCACATTTGCCATGATTTGACGAAGCAAACTAGTTGCATCTCCATGGCAGAACGTAGAATACTTTAAGTTGCCAATTGGGAAAGCGGATTATCATTGCTATTTTTGCTAACCGAAAGGGCGTTCCTGTTCGCCTAGTTCTAGGATTCCATTAATGTAAAAGTGATACTAATGGTTTCCAACGAGGTGTAAAATTTGGTGCTTATGTTACGAAAATAGCAGCGCTAAAACGCAAATAAATTACAAACCGCGACTAATGCCTTTATACACTCCCTAAACataaaccaccaccactatcccctcttccctcctccattcatcatcatcatctcatTGCAGCAGgtataatgaaaataataccGTTCCCCCCTTCCCGTCTAGCCGAGAGATGAAACGACTTAACGCGACTATCATCGAGGGCCCAAGTCAGCCAAAGGTAACTATAGGCGAGGCAGCTCCCCAGCGACAGCAGTGCGATCCGCAGTACTGTGCTCACGGTTGCATTTGTGATGTTCTGTCCGGATCGGACATGTGTGTGATTGTCAGTAGACTGCGAAAACAGCGCTGTCGGCAGATCGACTGTATTTTTGGTTGCAAATGTGGCTATGAGCAGAAACAAGCTGTCAACTACACCAAGGTAAATACCATGATCAGATACCATGGGGGGtctgcgacagccgagcggtagcgccggttagaaaatcggcccataagcgccggggctcagcacctcgacggcgtgggttcgaaatccaaccgagaccggaccctcccctgtatgagaggactgactatccacgtacaacagggaaacaagtctagtaaacccttaacgggcaggcatgaccaagaggtcgtacCTTTTACAAACCAACGTGCAAATGCAACTATTCTTGGATCGTTTAACGATGCATATCTCAGATCAGTAAAAAGAGAGGTTAGGCCAAAGCTATTTTCTGTACCGCCATTGTTTTGATAACTAGTTCAAAAAGTATTTAGTATTCGCATTATCTGTGAGATTTTCTTATGAACACTAGTCACCAATGGATATTCTAGGTTGATTCCCAGTTTGACATAACAATGCGCCTTGGTAGTGGATAATTTGGAATATGTGGGGAGTTTATTAGTTCATACGAATTTTTGATACATCAGAAATAAAATACTGAAAGATTAAGAATTAGCTATGGATGTAATTGATTACATCACAAAATCAGGAAATATGAATCACTGTCAAATACAGGGGTTTTCAGATGATAAataacagtagcagcattTATTCTATCTGCAGcacttgatattccaacaATAACAGTGGATGTTGTCATGTTTATCGTAGCGTTTTCAGTAGAAATTATAACTGgagcagttgatattataaagttGGTAAGGCAGCTTGAGCGTAATACGTAACAAGCAAGTTTAAACGTAGATTGTAATAATTACAGTTCATGGTTGATCAACATATTAGGTAGGCTCATCTCGAATGAAGACCTTCGCTTTCATTGGAACAAACATATTGACTAtctaaaattacaaaaaatggtatgtagtaaacatgaaaagaaattaGTACTGgttgtttcaaattttcttaAGTTTTCTTATGAAATCAAAGTGGTTGAGGTTAACCCACCTGGTACGCTCAACAGCGTTTGGGCTGTTATTAGTGCGATATACGTTTACACATGACTGTGCTATAACATCAACTGTTACTGTTTGAATATGAAGTGCTGCAGTTAGAAAAaatgctgctactgttatgatatcatctgaaaacccCTGTAAACCACACCAAAGATATGAAATCCCACGCAAAGACAGCTTGTTGAATGAGCCAGCTCATTTCACCAACGGATCTTCTTTCACTCGGAGAAAAGGAGCAGTACTAATTGTCGTAAAACTCTAGTAGCTATTTGGCCGATGAATTCacgaagggttttttttcttttccttttcctccctaGACGGAAGCAAAATCCGAGGACAAATCCGCACTCTTCAATGCCGATATGAAACATCTACACGAGGAAGTTACGGAGCGTTTGGCCAAGGAAGAACGCCAGTTCACCTCCACCGTAATCGTGACGGGTGATGCGACCGTTGTGGTGCCCAATTCCGAATCGGAAACCCGTCGGCAGAAGAAGATGCCCGTCAAGTTCAACGACTATTATGACGATCAAAGTTTTCAATGCCTACTCAAGGGTGGTACGGCCGTGGAACCAATGAGCTTCGTAACCAGTGAACCGCCCGCCAATGTAAAACCGCTGACTCCGGCAGAACGGATGCGCCATGCACACGTTGTGTTGAATCGGATTCCGGAACTGGCGAACCTCGAACCATGGTGCATGGTGCATGAGCTGTATCGGTGCTTTTGTGGCGGCACGGCCACCCAAGGGAAACCGTTTTCATTCACTGAGGATAACTACATCGCACTATCGGCCTCGAAAGCGTCTGCCACTGGAGAAGCAGCAAGCGGCGTTTCATCTAAAGCTGTGAATGGAACGCCACTTCCTGTAACAGCGAGTCGGATGATGAAAGCGGTTACTCCGACACTAGCCAGCAGTAAAACGACCAACAACAGTAAGGTGCAACCGTTAGAGGAATATCCGCCAGAAGTGTTGTACGAAACACGACGGAAACGTTTGTATTCATTCGAGAAGCCTTACACCGAAACAGAGCACCAGCGTGGTGAATCGGTCGGCGGAAGGATGTCAAGGGCCACCGGCAACAACAGTGGAGATGGAACATTTACGTTGCCATTGCCGCGTCGCCGAGAGCGTGACAGCTCGGAAGAGTCGTACAAACCACCATCGGAGAAGAAATCTTCGAAGGCTAAGAAAGCGAAATTCGCCACCGAGGGTCGTCGCGCTTCGGTCGCAGTGCGACGACGGGACTCAGTGGTCACGAGTCGCCTGACGTTACCGAAGCGGCGCGCGTCGATTGCCGCCCGAGAGAAGGCTTCGTTCTTTGCGTATCAAGATGAGGAACcattgccaccaccaccatcagtgCCACTCAAGGCGCTACGCCGGAGCGAGTCATCGATGGTCGCTCCGAAGACTCCGGCCGATGTGCAGTACACGGTGGTGTCTCAGCCGACGAAAAACTCCACCGGTAAGGCTGGTATCTCAAATATCATCATCAAGCGCATTCCACCAGTACCGCTTCAATCATCGCAACGTAAATCGGCACCGACTGGTAGTAGCAGTTCTAACAAACCATCTACTCCAGCGAAGGCTGTGCaaaaagaaacgactttaTTGGTTGGGGGAAAGGAACGTCCGTTCCGAATGACGGTGAATGAGTTGAGAAGAATCATTCAACAGGAACACGCCAGCGCCCAAAAAACGAAGGCCACTAAGGGTGCAGAACAACTGAGTGGTAGACCGATGGCAGAGTTCTGCTACATAGATCTGGTTGATAGCGAGGAAAATATCGACCGAGTTGTTCAGCTGCACCTCAACAACCTCACCGATGGTACGAAGAAGCTTGTAATCTGTGGCAATAAGCGAACGTACGTCGAAAACGGGGAGTTTCGTGACGGAAGACCACCGGCACGAACCATTCCCTTTAACGATCGCACCACTTACATCGTTCAGATACCGCAAGAACAACAATCGCAGCCGATACCTGAGAATGACCGGTCAGTGCCAAAGCTCGCACCATCTATGGTTCGTTCGAAGCCAACAAATCAACCTTCGCCCGCTGTTGCCGCGGCATCAAAACCCCCTTCAACGTCATCCAGCACCAGCACCTCTACGAAGTTGCCGgctccgccgccgccgcagctTACAGAAACAGCATTGTATAAACAGGCTATGAATCAGGCAGATCGTGAGCTTGTCAAGCTTATGCGGCACATCAACGAGCTGATCGGGAAGGATAAACTGAATGTGACATATCCAGCGAAGCATGGAATCATGTACATCTGTCGCTGGAAGGTTTTTCTGCGCGCCTTTGTGCTTAGTCAAATCGACGTGCTCGATGTGGTGCTGAAGAACGGTGTCGAGCTGACATTGGTGCGTGGAGATGCGGAACAATCCTGGCGTATGCCGCCGGAGACTGTGCAGACGACACTGAGTGCTCGCCGGTCCAGTTGCACCGGCTTTGCTAACTCCTCCGCCGACGAGCCCAACCAGCATCCCCGGCCCTCGCTGTTGTTGCAGATGCTGATCCAGCGCGTGGATAAtgtgaaaacaaaccaactggCGCTGGTCCTTTATGGGAGCGAATCGTACTGGCACTTTTGTGGCTTCATCAAGACGGGCCCAGGTAGGCCGTACTtgaccaacaacaacattctACTCCAACCGTCCACTCAGGCGAAGGAAATCGTTAAGGCACGTTTACGGGAGTACTACCGAAGGTCGATGGCGGCGACGACAAACAAGCCAAATCAAGAGGGCGCCGTGACCCAGGCAGTGGGTAAACAAATTGTCCACGGAGAAGGAAGAAGTGCTGGATCAAGTTCTCCCCCGGAGGTATCGAACCTGGAAATCGTGAAACGGGTGCATCTGTGCACGATTTACCTTGAACGTTTGCTGATTGATATCGCACGGACGAGGACGCCCAAAGACAGTGTCTATCCGCGCTGGATGAGCATAACGATCGCACGTGACTTTAGCAACCTACTTATCCCAAGCCTTAACTGTAACGTGTCGTACGGGCGGCTTCTAAATCTGATGAAGAAGGCAAATGATACACAGAAGCCGATCGTATTTCCCTTTCCGGAAGTGCCGATTGCTCCCTCTGGCGGAGGAAAGCAAATGTTCCGACCGTCTATTTTCTGCCTACCGAAGCAAGAGGGTATGATATTCATAGGTCCGTTTCCCGAAACCGATATCAAACTCGATGTGATACTGTGCCAGATGGTGGACGGGAAAATGTACACTCGTGAAGAGTTTCAACGGATGAACTCTATCGATGTGGCTGGGAAAAAACGGACACAGGGTACCTGGCTCCAAACCCATCGACCAGAAGTGCACATACAAATAGCTGCCAATGCAACACCGAGTAGCCAAGGTTCCGGGATTCCTGAACAAGTGCGTCAGCGGTCGCTGCTTAAGCGCAACGTTAGCCACGGTCTTCAGCAGGTGAACACTGATTGCATCGTGGTTCTTGACGACGATGAGGAGGAAGCGGAGCAAGCGAATGGAAATGGGGATGATGTGGTTGAAGAAAGTGACCTGGTGGACAATGCCGAGGATGCTTTCCCGGGAAGAACGACGAAACAGCCGCACACTAATGCAACAACGATGGAGGATGTGAACAAAGCGGAAGATATGGTCTCTCGCATCCGCACCCAACTGTTAACATTGAACAGTAACCAGAAGATAGCTGGTAGAAGGGCATCCGTATTCGTATCCTCCGAGAAACGTTCAACGCAAAATGTGTCCGAGTCCGACCAACAGCGGCAGAACCTAATGCGATTGGTTGAGAAGACGATGGAGCAAACGAAAGAGGAGAAGAGAAAACTAGCGTCGTTGGTAAAGAGCACCCTAGCGTCACCAGCACAACCACTTCAACGTAAACCGTCCCTCGTGGGAGACGCAGCTGTGACAAT from Anopheles coustani chromosome 3, idAnoCousDA_361_x.2, whole genome shotgun sequence harbors:
- the LOC131266969 gene encoding uncharacterized protein LOC131266969 — its product is MVHSNILGGHPKRRSLCSCGGCCWLIVPRLIAPFVGGEIYFSQSTRYGTSCGGAQTPPSRLRICRLMHRQLPVVDSDKLGVQQHQRNRRLVLQKRQRLFRGIPSVCAYRTIVPDYFRKRQQRRVGHKCSLKRTAAPEVTRNFERSVSSEEIPENIAAIPSIDTFKRNYKEYCTIQWTIGLWFSMLQERLEELEQGADSTKESGYYSSPEPTHDEMEDKKSGDKGTPKKAFEVSGEKCVVSPCEDETTATNGSLPGHNEENEVPLEDAVTTNRTTTPCTPVKDTTMVEDVAGDGALEKIVPMGMVTPNRTPLSTPGKESQKDESPRPSYSLLHTSKSGILDPSYTCDIELEPLENRKSSIVDSLLNKFNLSPPVKQSVGLLSGSFDSGCSEGESGGSTRRLLRDRKKIAARPRYIEIPEEPRRVRVSKVFGQLHKTLNIDLECTNSNSSTEFYGFDEGEVVKLDKPSLPGLLPTPIVKKTQPFAPFLSYGTTINATDDAGASSETRSDLFHEEGLISFGSLPPRLSCPQRPNDMVRPRTVAQKRILLQKENDVRYHMIDNESKIFHFLEKRTKNIDVALDFQRMKELQDQPIPFTRDTWRALSWLRTEKGRYYFQTFHIDNRTVKLAGCQGNHPHRRLTRKSTFSSPVVASGGCRIHYITNCRCPEYPENIVLDIPQLTSSEQQRTGGSHVKSSSHSQRPKLLPDGLFPPVGDYRTHRSYPHLKPGPLSSKCLQVDTLDDPYLGPREIFQMPPVELEVFPKINRPLDGYVKPYLKMILPHKGITENWARFAVSTLRPPMASDGVSIGKHHTGEERSFVFQLPYENNQRRMLIRRRLIVRPGTTVSSVVDMDIEKFEKLMQEKLIFRKSIDHAVEAHEDVDADERICADILSEMTDSVAIALAEDIFQRDDPDVDYTKEETPLDQEEVVHSKPVAMALAAKSERTTPIPTPPPLSSAGASSQISSAPTEPPKDTSAGSVANQPSVSSECSKTNDPAKLKLLREMKRLNATIIEGPSQPKVTIGEAAPQRQQCDPQYCAHGCICDVLSGSDMCVIVSRLRKQRCRQIDCIFGCKCGYEQKQAVNYTKTEAKSEDKSALFNADMKHLHEEVTERLAKEERQFTSTVIVTGDATVVVPNSESETRRQKKMPVKFNDYYDDQSFQCLLKGGTAVEPMSFVTSEPPANVKPLTPAERMRHAHVVLNRIPELANLEPWCMVHELYRCFCGGTATQGKPFSFTEDNYIALSASKASATGEAASGVSSKAVNGTPLPVTASRMMKAVTPTLASSKTTNNSKVQPLEEYPPEVLYETRRKRLYSFEKPYTETEHQRGESVGGRMSRATGNNSGDGTFTLPLPRRRERDSSEESYKPPSEKKSSKAKKAKFATEGRRASVAVRRRDSVVTSRLTLPKRRASIAAREKASFFAYQDEEPLPPPPSVPLKALRRSESSMVAPKTPADVQYTVVSQPTKNSTGKAGISNIIIKRIPPVPLQSSQPKAVQKETTLLVGGKERPFRMTVNELRRIIQQEHASAQKTKATKGAEQLSGRPMAEFCYIDLVDSEENIDRVVQLHLNNLTDGTKKLVICGNKRTYVENGEFRDGRPPARTIPFNDRTTYIVQIPQEQQSQPIPENDRSVPKLAPSMVRSKPTNQPSPAVAAASKPPSTSSSTSTSTKLPAPPPPQLTETALYKQAMNQADRELVKLMRHINELIGKDKLNVTYPAKHGIMYICRWKVFLRAFVLSQIDVLDVVLKNGVELTLVRGDAEQSWRMPPETVQTTLSARRSSCTGFANSSADEPNQHPRPSLLLQMLIQRVDNVKTNQLALVLYGSESYWHFCGFIKTGPGRPYLTNNNILLQPSTQAKEIVKARLREYYRRSMAATTNKPNQEGAVTQAVGKQIVHGEGRSAGSSSPPEVSNLEIVKRVHLCTIYLERLLIDIARTRTPKDSVYPRWMSITIARDFSNLLIPSLNCNVSYGRLLNLMKKANDTQKPIVFPFPEVPIAPSGGGKQMFRPSIFCLPKQEGMIFIGPFPETDIKLDVILCQMVDGKMYTREEFQRMNSIDVAGKKRTQGTWLQTHRPEVHIQIAANATPSSQGSGIPEQVRQRSLLKRNVSHGLQQVNTDCIVVLDDDEEEAEQANGNGDDVVEESDLVDNAEDAFPGRTTKQPHTNATTMEDVNKAEDMVSRIRTQLLTLNSNQKIAGRRASVFVSSEKRSTQNVSESDQQRQNLMRLVEKTMEQTKEEKRKLASLVKSTLASPAQPLQRKPSLVGDAAVTIGNKRKSIDCSREEPADSQVKIMRRSAPMTVEDKPTTTTTTANTVSSPSMGTRLPHRSNPIRISLPNQVFSSQGQSSKVQIFAKPMAQTTANGKWVPLANGLRNSTPTGLGKVSPALGNGTLTVKPLEKLLPSSKVNAEKKRKEEEEEDVVCLDDEDEDSPPTITTSQQSLPATETTGDNERTILSDEQIALFSSKLDLSKTCKAYRYNAATRVLTMKRSLINKFAQQDPDLLRDTIAALGSKVGNTTTTATKRVTATATAPLEQEATIPSTMMATPTTTAELVPTNPKAMSSVMKMTQTTTSTSVSMNSPKASTATTAPMAPPEATTSVTRTASTKLTSTITPSVQQATSASLATTSRRMSLPRTKVVPRVPATPSPGPGDPTQTNANGDQSSSGGGGGSGQPQKPPYVILTPAMEAARLKNPHRRGVLESKIPKLGLVEVIRLEHEVIVLVKELTGGGQHIAVVNLEEAVTLLNRFIQFNTYTFKPYNLAIQWEFKERSKPLAPHEDLTKIINQRCVVTRYGLIDTSKADQMKYMEITLPDLYDELMVTALAMQSIPKKKYEEQRYYEDVEKVFNQSAVFIEELKSTNRALLLEKKELSVRVRENQTKLKRLSRGLPPGRNNGALAATRTSSPAVISPNNRESVIVIDDD